GGAAACCGGCCAGGAAGGCTTCCCGCTTTGCGGCAGTCTCTTCGGGAGACAGGCCTTCCGTTTGCCCGTTGCCCAGGCTTTCATACCATTCGTCCAGCAAAGCCAGTTCCTCGGGCGTGCATTTGCCGGCATGAAATTTTTCCAATAGGGCTTTGGCCCCGGGGTATTTTTGTGATTCCATCTACAAAAGAATACCCGGTGCCGCAAAAATGTTAACTCAGCCTGGATTAAGGAATTGTAAACAAAATGAGGGCTGACATTAAACGGGCTGCCAGAGCAGGGTTGGCGTGGATGTAGGATTTCACCTGTTGCAGCGCCCGGGCATACAGCACCCGCGCGGAAGCGGGTTCAATATTAAGTAGTTGCGCGATTTTGCGGTAGGAATACTGGTGGCGGGTCCGCAGCAGGAAAAGCTGCCGCTGGGAGGGCGAGAGGGTTTCCAGCGCCTCATCCAGGAAAGATTCCCGGAGGGCCTGCATATCTTCCCGTACGAAAACCACTTCCAGCGTCTCCTGCAGCATATGCTCCAGGGCCTTGAGATGGGCCTGGTAACGGCTGGTGGTGCGATAATAATTGTAGATACGCAGTTTCAGGGAGTGCAGCAGGTAATATTCCAGGGTTTCGTCTTTGGGGGCCTCTTCCCATTTTTCCCATAAAGAAAGAAAAACGTCCTGCACAACGTCCGGAGCATCATCAGGGTTGGTTTTGGCCGTGGCAATGCCCAGCAACTTGTCCCAGTACCGGATCACCGATGCTTCGAAGGCGGCCTGCCGCTGTGTATGAGAAAACTGACCTTGATGCGATGTCATATCGGAAGTATCTTCAGCAAATGTAAAGGGTTAATATTAAATGAGCATTAAGAGTTGCCGGAAACACACCTTGTTAACATCTGTTATTTCCCTAAATTGCCGCTTTGATCCACTAAAAACAATCTTATGAGGCGACATCTGGCCGGGTACCTGCTCTTACCGGTACTCTTTTTTGTGCATCTTGCCGCAAATGCCACGGAAGGCATGTGGCTGCCCCATCTGCTGACCAACCTGAATGAAAAGGAAATGAAAGGCATGGGCATGAAGATCGGCGCATCCGATATCTACAATGTTAATAAAGGCAGCCTGAAAGATGCCATCGTAAGCTTCGGCGGCTTCTGCACAGGCGAGATCATTTCTTCACAGGGACTGCTGCTCACCAATCATCACTGCGGTTACGGCTCCATTCAGAAACATTCTTCCGTTCAGCGGAATTATCTGGACAATGGTTTCTGGGCCCGTAACCGGGCGGAGGAGCTTCCCAATGAAGGGCTGTTTGCCACCTTTATCGTGAGGATAGAAGATGTCACAAAGCAGGCTTTGCAGGGTGTTACAACGCAGATGAACGAAGAACAGCGGGCTTCCCTTATCGGCAAGAACCTTGGCGCTGTTCGCAGCAATATCAAAAAAGAGACTTACCAGGATGTAGTGATCAAGCCTTTTTTTGAAGGCAACCAGTACTTTCTGTTCGTTACGGAAACCTATAAAGATATCCGGCTGGTAGGCGCTCCGCCTTCTTCCATCGGGAAGTTCGGCGCGGATACGGACAACTGGGTGTGGCCGCGGCATACCGGCGATTTTTCGATCTTCCGCATCTATGCGGGGAAAGACAATAAACCGGCGGAATATTCGCCGGACAATGTGCCGCTGAGCCCCAAACATTTTCTTCCTGTTTCGCTGGATGGTGTTGCGGAGAATGATTTTACGATGGTATTCGGTTTCTCGGGCCGTACCAGCGAATACCTGCCTTCCGAAGCGCTGAAGCTCACCGTGGAAGGGCAGGACCCCGCCAAAGTGGCCATGCGCGATGCGGCATTGAAAGTGATCGACGGGTTCATGCGTAAAGATGAGCAGATCAAGATACAATATGCTTCCAAATTCGCCGGCACGGCCAATGCCTGGAAGAAATGGATCGGGGAGATGCAGGGGGTGCGTGCTACCGGCGGTATTCAGCGGAAGCTGAAATATGAGGAGCGTTTCCGCCAGCTGGCCAGCCCCGCGCAGCGCAATGTGCTGGATTCGCTGAACATCCTCTACAAACAGTCCGCTCCTTTTGCGGTAGCCCGCGATCACTATATCGAACTGACCCGCAACGTAGAGATGCTGAACTTTGCCAATGATGCGGTAACTATGCTGCAGGAGACGCGTGTTAAAGGCGAAAGCCACTACGATGAGTTGCGGGAGCAGTTCCTCGCCAAAATGAAATCGCTGTACAGCAATTACAATAATGATGTGGACCGGGAGGTGGCTGCCGCCTTGCTGGATATCTATTTTTCAGAAGTGCCGTCCCGTATGATCGGCGGAGAAGGATACCAGGTGTGGATGGAAACGAATAAGGACGGGAAGGCCACTGCAGCCCGGATGTACAGCCAGTCCGCTTTCACGGCTTACGAAAAACTGGCGGCCTTTTTTGCTCAGCCCTTCAATACCGTGTCTGAAGCGGTATGGAAAGACCCCGCCACCCGCCTGCTCATCGGCCTGCGCAATGGCTTTATCGATAACGTCGGGGAGCCGTATGACGCCCTTCAGCCGGACATCGCCAGGCTGCAGCGTGCTTACATGCAGGCGCAGATGGACGTGCTGAAAGGCCGCCGTTTTTATCCCGATGCCAACAGCACGCTGCGCATCACCTACGGTAAAGTGAACGGCTATGTTCCGCGGGATGCTGTGGAATATGGCATTTCCACCACGCTGGATGGTGTGATGGAAAAATACAAACCCGGCGATTATGAGTTCGATGTGCCCGAAAAGCTGCGCAGCCTCTGGGAGCAAAAGGACTATGGCCCATACGGAGAGAAAGGAAAGATGCCGGTATGCTTCATCGCGTCCAATCATACCACCGGCGGGAATTCCGGCAGCCCGGCACTGGATGCATACGGCAATCTCATTGGTCTGAATTTCGACCGTACCTGGGAAGGTACCATGAGCGATATCAATTACGATGCGTCTATCTGCAGAAATATTATGGTGGACATCCGGTATGTGCTGTTCATTATCGACAAGTTTGCCGGAGCAAAGCATCTGGTGGACGAAATGAAGCTGGTGCATCCGAAAAAGAAAACCGTAGTGCCTGCGCGGAAAGCGGCATAAACATAAAATGGGGCGCATTCGTTTGGAAGCGCCCCATTTTAAATATTTTTCCGTTCACGGTGGTATCAATCCGCCTGCCTGCATTCATACACAATTGAACTGCATTTGTCCACATGCCGCCAGGCCTTCCAGTAGGACCGCAGTCCGTTCCATCCCGCTTTGATCATTCCGCCGGAACGGTATTTCTCACTCAGCAGGCTCACATAGAACGCATCAAACACCATCGGATGTTTCTGCACGATGCTTAGCCCGTGCTGTTGCAGCAGTATTTGCATGGATGCAGGAGAGAAATGATAGAGATGCCGCGGCACATCGTATGCCGCCCAGTGGCTGCCGTAGCTGCGCGCATCGGTAGAAGTATAGTTGGGTACGGCAATGAGCAGCGCGCCGCCGGGTTTTAGCAGCTTGCGGATCTGTTCCAGGTAGCCGTGCAGATCATGTACATGTTCCAGCACATGCCACATGGTGATGCAGTCGAACTGCGCATGCGGCAATTGGAAAAGCGCTTCGGTGGACAAGGTATCGAGGTTGTACAGTTTCCGTGCATTCTCCCGTGCGCCCGCATCCGGCTCCAACCCGGTCACTTCCCATCCCAGCTGTTGCATGTAATGCAGGAATGCGCCGGAACCGCTGCCGATATCCAGCAGGCGGCCCTGTTTTACGCCGGCGGAGGATTTTACCCAGTTCTGCTTGGAGCGCATGGTGATCTTGCGCACACTATGGTACATCCTGTTGATAAGGCCTTCCTTTGTTTCTGAATGGGAGATGTATTCGGCGGACTGGTAATAGCTGCCGATGTGATGGATATCCGGGATGTTCTGCGTGAACCTGCCTGTACAGTCGCCGCATTCCCATATGTCAAAAGCTTCGCCGGATACGGTATGGTCTTTTGCTGTAAGCTGCCGGCTGATCTTCTGCGATCCGCAGATCGGGCATTGTTGGTATTGGATACGACTCATGTAAAATGTAAAAACTGCAAGATAAGCATTTAACGGAACCTTATATACCCCGGTATTCACCCCAGACCTTCCGCAGGGCATCTGCGATCTCGCCGAGGGTGCAATAGTTTTCCACGGCTTCCACTACCAGCGGCATCAGGTTTTCCGTGGTCTGCGCTTTTGCCTGTAAGCCAGCCAGCAGGTCGTTTGCTTTCCGGTTGTCCCGGCGGGTGCGGAGCGATGCCAGTTTTTCAGATTGCAGGGTACGGATACTGTCGTCTATACGGAATACATCATCCGCCGTTTCTTCTTTGACGGTGAATTTGTTTACGCCTACGATGACCTTTTCGCCGTTCTCGATCTCCTGCTGGTACTGGTATGCGCTGCGGGCGATCTCGTCCTGTATGAACCCCTGTTCAATGGCGCTGACGGAGCCGCCCATGGCGTCTATTTTGCCGATCAGGTCCCAGGCGCGGGATTCCACTTCATTGGTCAGCGCTTCCACGTAAAAAGATCCGGCCAGCGGGTCCACCGTATCGGCAATACCGCTTTCATAACCGATGATCTGCTGGGTGCGCAGGGCAATGCGGGCAGCGGCTTCGGTGGGCAGGGAAATGGCCTCGTCATAACCGTTGGTGTGCAGCGACTGTGTGCCGCCAAGTGTGGCCGCCAGTGTTTGCACGGCTACCCTCACGATATTGTTATGCGGTTGCTGGGCCGTGAGCGTACTGCCACCGGTTTGCGTATGGAAGCGGAGCATTTGCGCTTTGGCGTCGGTAGCGCCCAGCTCTTTCGTGATCTGCGCCCACATCCTGCGCGCGGCGCGGAATTTGGCCACTTCCTCGAAGAGATGGTTATGCGCATTGAAAAAGAAACTCAGCCGTTTGGCGAATACATTGATGTCAAGCCCTTTTTCCAGCGCCGCTTTCAGATATGCCTTGCCGTTAGAGAGCGTAAATGCCAGTTCCTGCACGGCGTTGGCGCCTGCTTCGCGGATATGGTAGCCGCTGATGGAAATGGTGTTCCACTTCGGCACTTCCCGGCTGCAATAGTCGAAGATGTCTGTGATCAGCCGCATGGAAGGCTGCGGGGGATAAATAAAAGTGCCGCGGGCGGCATATTCCTTGAGGATATCATTCTGAATGGTGCCGGAGATCTTTTGCAGGTCCGCCCCCTGCTTTTTTGCGAGGGCAATGTAAAGTGCCAGCAGGATGAAGCCTGTGGCATTGATGGTCATGGAAGTAGATACCTTTTCCAGGTCGATGCCGGAGAAAAGTATCTCCATATCTTCCAGCGAATCGATGGCTACGCCAACTTTTCCTACTTCTCCTTCGGACATGGGGTGATCGGAGTCATACCCGATCTGGGTAGGCAGGTCGAATGCCACGCTGAGCCCCATTACGCCCTGGCCCAGCAGATAATGATAACGTTTGTTGGACTCCTCCGCTGTACTGAAACCGGCATACTGCCGCATGGTCCATAATTTGTCCCGGTACATGGATGCATGGATGCCCCGGGTGAAGGGGAAACTTCCCGGCATTTCCGTCATCGGCACAGGATTGGTGTACAAGGGCTGTATTGCAATATCCGAATCGGTCCTGATCTTCTTTTCCATAGGCACAATGTTACTTTAAAAACGATAAATTGCGATAAAATTTGTTGACTGGTTTATGATCACCTATTTATTGCTGGCTATTACGATAGGATTGGGGGTACTGAGTATAACACTACTGCGCAAAGCGAGCAGGAAACCGCTGCGGGATGGCATATTAACAGCATTACTGTCCGTTTCCCTCGGCCTGTTCATCTATCTCTATGGTACCTGGGTATTCCTGAGCATTTATGCGAAGTATGTTTTTGGCGTATCGTACCTGCTGCTGGGGCTGTATTTCCTCTGGAAGCGGAAGCGGGTGCTGCGGGCTACGAATGCGCTCTACAAGGTAGTGCTCATCCTTTTTTTCGGCACCTGCTGTATCCTGTATTTCACGGGCACCACAGGAGTGCCGGAGCGGGTAGATCTGGATTTTCCGTTGAAAAAGGGACGGTATTTCGTGATACAGGGCGGCAAAGGCTTGCCTACCAACCTCTTTCATTTCAGCCTGCGCGGGGCCATTTACGCGATGGATATTGTAAGGTTGAATGATTTCGGGAACCGCGCCAATACGGTGTTCTCCCGCAACCTGGAGGATTATGCCATATTCGGGGATACCATTTACAGCCCCTGCAACGGAAGGGTTGTACGTGCGCATGGCAGCAACCCGGATAATATTCCTCCGAATATGGACCGTGGCCCGAAGAACACCAATATGGTCGTGATTGAAACGGATACCTATACCGTATTCATGGGGCATATGAAAATGAACAGCGTGATGGTAAAAGAAGGGGACAGGGTGACCACCGGGCAACCGATCG
This genomic stretch from Chitinophaga sp. XS-30 harbors:
- a CDS encoding RNA polymerase sigma factor gives rise to the protein MTSHQGQFSHTQRQAAFEASVIRYWDKLLGIATAKTNPDDAPDVVQDVFLSLWEKWEEAPKDETLEYYLLHSLKLRIYNYYRTTSRYQAHLKALEHMLQETLEVVFVREDMQALRESFLDEALETLSPSQRQLFLLRTRHQYSYRKIAQLLNIEPASARVLYARALQQVKSYIHANPALAARLMSALILFTIP
- a CDS encoding S46 family peptidase codes for the protein MRRHLAGYLLLPVLFFVHLAANATEGMWLPHLLTNLNEKEMKGMGMKIGASDIYNVNKGSLKDAIVSFGGFCTGEIISSQGLLLTNHHCGYGSIQKHSSVQRNYLDNGFWARNRAEELPNEGLFATFIVRIEDVTKQALQGVTTQMNEEQRASLIGKNLGAVRSNIKKETYQDVVIKPFFEGNQYFLFVTETYKDIRLVGAPPSSIGKFGADTDNWVWPRHTGDFSIFRIYAGKDNKPAEYSPDNVPLSPKHFLPVSLDGVAENDFTMVFGFSGRTSEYLPSEALKLTVEGQDPAKVAMRDAALKVIDGFMRKDEQIKIQYASKFAGTANAWKKWIGEMQGVRATGGIQRKLKYEERFRQLASPAQRNVLDSLNILYKQSAPFAVARDHYIELTRNVEMLNFANDAVTMLQETRVKGESHYDELREQFLAKMKSLYSNYNNDVDREVAAALLDIYFSEVPSRMIGGEGYQVWMETNKDGKATAARMYSQSAFTAYEKLAAFFAQPFNTVSEAVWKDPATRLLIGLRNGFIDNVGEPYDALQPDIARLQRAYMQAQMDVLKGRRFYPDANSTLRITYGKVNGYVPRDAVEYGISTTLDGVMEKYKPGDYEFDVPEKLRSLWEQKDYGPYGEKGKMPVCFIASNHTTGGNSGSPALDAYGNLIGLNFDRTWEGTMSDINYDASICRNIMVDIRYVLFIIDKFAGAKHLVDEMKLVHPKKKTVVPARKAA
- a CDS encoding bifunctional 2-polyprenyl-6-hydroxyphenol methylase/3-demethylubiquinol 3-O-methyltransferase UbiG; the encoded protein is MSRIQYQQCPICGSQKISRQLTAKDHTVSGEAFDIWECGDCTGRFTQNIPDIHHIGSYYQSAEYISHSETKEGLINRMYHSVRKITMRSKQNWVKSSAGVKQGRLLDIGSGSGAFLHYMQQLGWEVTGLEPDAGARENARKLYNLDTLSTEALFQLPHAQFDCITMWHVLEHVHDLHGYLEQIRKLLKPGGALLIAVPNYTSTDARSYGSHWAAYDVPRHLYHFSPASMQILLQQHGLSIVQKHPMVFDAFYVSLLSEKYRSGGMIKAGWNGLRSYWKAWRHVDKCSSIVYECRQAD
- a CDS encoding methylmalonyl-CoA mutase, whose amino-acid sequence is MEKKIRTDSDIAIQPLYTNPVPMTEMPGSFPFTRGIHASMYRDKLWTMRQYAGFSTAEESNKRYHYLLGQGVMGLSVAFDLPTQIGYDSDHPMSEGEVGKVGVAIDSLEDMEILFSGIDLEKVSTSMTINATGFILLALYIALAKKQGADLQKISGTIQNDILKEYAARGTFIYPPQPSMRLITDIFDYCSREVPKWNTISISGYHIREAGANAVQELAFTLSNGKAYLKAALEKGLDINVFAKRLSFFFNAHNHLFEEVAKFRAARRMWAQITKELGATDAKAQMLRFHTQTGGSTLTAQQPHNNIVRVAVQTLAATLGGTQSLHTNGYDEAISLPTEAAARIALRTQQIIGYESGIADTVDPLAGSFYVEALTNEVESRAWDLIGKIDAMGGSVSAIEQGFIQDEIARSAYQYQQEIENGEKVIVGVNKFTVKEETADDVFRIDDSIRTLQSEKLASLRTRRDNRKANDLLAGLQAKAQTTENLMPLVVEAVENYCTLGEIADALRKVWGEYRGI
- a CDS encoding M23 family metallopeptidase, which codes for MITYLLLAITIGLGVLSITLLRKASRKPLRDGILTALLSVSLGLFIYLYGTWVFLSIYAKYVFGVSYLLLGLYFLWKRKRVLRATNALYKVVLILFFGTCCILYFTGTTGVPERVDLDFPLKKGRYFVIQGGKGLPTNLFHFSLRGAIYAMDIVRLNDFGNRANTVFSRNLEDYAIFGDTIYSPCNGRVVRAHGSNPDNIPPNMDRGPKNTNMVVIETDTYTVFMGHMKMNSVMVKEGDRVTTGQPIGRVGNSGFSSEPHLHIQVHKREDGHPWYRSTPLYIRFNGNSYLLNEVIKKKNL